A stretch of the Leptidea sinapis chromosome 17, ilLepSina1.1, whole genome shotgun sequence genome encodes the following:
- the LOC126969198 gene encoding myosin-VIIa, translating to MVIVTRGDYIWIEPVSGREFDVAIGARVLAAEGRRIRVKDDDGQEQWLPPERRIKAMHATSVHGVEDMISLGDLHEAGILRNLLIRYNDNLIYTYTGSILVAVNPYQILPIYTADQIKLYKERKIGELPPHIFAIGDNAYAHMRRFGQDQCIVISGESGAGKTESTKLILQYLAAISGKHSWIEQQILEANPILEAFGNAKTVRNDNSSRFGKYIDIHFNSNGVIEGAKIEQYLLEKSRIVFQGPEERNYHIFYCLLAGLSREEKKKLELGDPSEYRYLSAGGNFSCEGRDDAAEFADIRSAMKVLLFTEPEIWEILKLLAAVLHCGNIKYEATVVDNLDATEIIEQANVRRVANLLGVPVQSLIDALTRKTLFASGETVVSTLSREQSVDIRDAFVKGIYGRLFVTIVRKINAAIYKPKATTRTAIGVLDIFGFENFDHNSFEQFCINFANENLQQFFVRHIFKLEQEEYNHEGINWQHIEFVDNQDALDLIALKQLNIMALIDEESKFPKGTDQTMLAKLHKTHGLHRNYLKPKSDINTSFGLNHFAGIVFYDTRGFLEKNRDTFSADLLQLIHISTNKFLQQIFQNDITMGSETRKRTPTLSTQFKKSLDLLMRTLGTCQPFFIRCIKPNEFKKPMMFDRGLCCRQLRYSGMMETIRIRRAGYPIRHSFREFVERYRFLISGIPPAHKTDCRSATSKICATVLGKSDYQLGHTKVFLKDAHDLFLEQERDRVLTRKILILQRSIRGWVYRRRFLKMRAAAILIQRHWRGKLQRIRYNKMKVGYARLQALIRARVLAHRFRHLRGHIVSLQAAARGYLVRRSYGHKMWAIVKIQSHARRLIAMRRYRRMRQEALAHSEALRLRRQEEQRLQHQGNSRAKEIAEQNYRERMYELERREAELALEEKRQLEAKRTLLQEAARKQDEPVDDSKLVEAMFDFLPDSSSEAPAPKDTSVFSDLPQQRADQQEMVTPMQTTSEDEEDLSEFKFQKFAATYFQGNVTHQYSRKPLKHPLLPLHTQGDQLAAQALWMTILRFTGDLAEPRYHTMDRDNTSVMSKVTATLGRNFIRSKEFQEAQMMGVDPDAYLNKQKPRSIRHKLVSLTLKRKNKLGEDVRRKLQDEEYTADSYQSWLESRPTSNLEKLHFIIGHGILRAELRDEIYCQICKQLTNNPSKSSHARGWILLSLCVGCFAPSEKFVNYLRAFIREGPPGYAPYCEDRLKRTFNNGTRNQPPSWLELQATKSKKPIMLPITFMDGNTKTLLADSATTARELCNQLSDKIGLRDQFGFSLYIALFDKVSSLGSGGDHVMDAISQCEQYAKEQGAQERNAPWRLFFRKEIFAPWHDPTEDQVATNLIYQQVVRGVKFGEYRCDKEEDLAMIAAQQYYIEYNQDMNNERLYTLLPNYIPDYCLTGVDKAVDRWSALVVQAYKKSYYVKEKVPAYRVKEDVVSYAKFKWPLLFSRFYEAYRNSGPNLPKNDVIIAVNWTGVYVVDDQEQVLLELSFPEITTVSSQKTNKVFTQTFSLSTVRGEEFTFQSPNAEDIRDLVVYFLEGLKKRSKFVIALQDYKAPGEGSSFLTFQKGDLIILEEDSTGESVLNNGWCIGRCERTMDRGDFPAETVYVLPALTKPPPDILLLFCQEGAQHGRRAPTSTFNGTDARDKPHTLLEYALDHFRLPPKRTTSKTLTLSSAKRGGAEELWRHSRDPIKQPLLKKLQAKEELAEEACFAYTAILKYMGDLPSKRPRIGNEYTDHIFDGPLKHEILRDEIYCQIMKQLTENRNRMSEERGWELMWLATGLFACSQGLLRELTLFLRTRRYPIAQDSLQRLQKTLRNGQRKYPPHQVEVEAIQHKTTQIFHKVYFPDDTDEAFEVDSSTRAKDFCQNIAQRLNLRSSEGFSLFVKIADKVISVPEGDFFFDFVRHLTDWIKKARPTRDGITPQFTYQVFFMKKLWTNTVPGKDRAADVIFHFHQELPKLLRGYHRCGKEEASRLAALAYRARFGENKQELQAIPQMIRELVPADLIKLQSSADWKRAIVAAYNQDAGMTPEDAKITFLKVIYRWPTFGSAFFEVKQTTEPNYPELLLIAINKHGVSLIHPQSKDILVTHPFTRISNWSSGNTYFHMTIGNLVRGSKLLCETSLGYKMDDLLTSYISLMLTNMNKQRSMRVK from the exons GGAGATTACATATGGATCGAGCCGGTATCAGGTCGGGAATTCGATGTAGCGATTGGGGCCAGGGTGCTGGCTGCCGAGGGTCGTCGCATAAGGGTCAAAGACGACGACGGTCAGGAGCAATGGCTGCCACCGGAGCGACGGATCAAGGCCATGCACGCCACGTCGGTGCACGGCGTCGAGGATATGATATCCCTCGGTGATCTGCACGAAGCTGGCATCCTGAGGAACCTCCTCATCCGTTACAATGATAATCTAATTTAT ACATACACAGGCTCAATTTTAGTCGCAGTCAATCCATATCAAATTCTACCTATATACACGGCAGACCAAATAAAGCTATACAAAGAGAGGAAGATTGGAGAGCTGCCGCCACACATATTTGCCATTGGAGACAATGCTTACGCACACATGCGGAGATTTGGACAAGACCAATGTATTGTGATCAGTGGGGAATCTGGAGCGGGGAAGACGGAGTCCACGAAGCTGATATTGCAGTATCTGGCAGCTATAAGTGGAAAACACTCATGGATAGAGCAACAG ATTTTAGAAGCGAATCCTATCCTCGAAGCATTTGGAAATGCGAAGACTGTTAGAAATGACAACTCATCCAGATTCGGAAAATATATTGACATCCACTTTAACAGTAACGGTGTCATAGAAGGAGCCAAAatagaacaatatttattagaaaaatcaaGGATCGTATTCCAAGGCCCTGAAGAGAGAAATTACCACATATTCTACTGCTTGCTAGCTGGCCTCTCCAGGGAAGAGAAAAAGAAACTTGAGCTGGGAGATCCATCAGAATACAGATATTTATCTGCA GGAGGAAACTTTAGCTGTGAAGGTAGAGATGATGCAGCGGAGTTTGCAGACATCCGTTCTGCAATGAAAGTTCTTTTATTTACAGAACCAGAAATATGGGAAATACTTAAGTTATTAGCTGCTGTGTTACACTGCGGTAACATTAAATATGAAGCTACTGTTGTAGATAATCTAGACGCGACTGAAATAATAGAACAAGCAAATGTTAGGAGAGTTGCAAATTTACTAGGTGTGCCTGTACAATCACTCATCGATGCTCTAACTAGAAAAACTTTATTTGCATCTGGAGAAACTGTTGTATCGACACTAAGCAGAGAACAATCAGTAGATATAAGGGATGCGTTTGTGAAAGGAATATATGGACGACTATTCGTAACAATAGTTAGAAAAATCAACGCAGCAATATACAAACCGAAAGCAACTACACGTACTGCTATTGGAGTACTAGATATATTTGGCTTCGAAAACTTCGACCACAATAGTTTTGAACAGTTCTGTATCAATTTCGCAAATGAAAACCTTCAACAATTTTTTGTTCGACACATATTTAAGTTAGAACAAGAGGAATATAATCACGAGGGAATCAATTGGCAACACATAGAATTTGTAGACAATCAAGACGCATTAGATTTGATTGCACTAAAGCAGTTAAATATTATGGCTTTGATTGATGAGGAATCTAAGTTTCCGAAAGGCACTGACCAAACGATGTTAGCTAAGTTGCATAAAACACACGGTTTACACAGGAACTATCTCAAACCGAAATCAGATATAAATACAAGTTTTGGACTTAACCACTTTGCTGGAATAGTGTTTTACGACACGAGGGGCTTTTTAGAAAAGAACCGTGACACGTTTAGTGCAGATCTACTTCAGCTCATTCATATATCAACCAATAAATTTCTTCAGCAAATTTTCCAAAACGATATCACAATGGGATCAGAGACAAGGAAAAGAACGCCAACTCTTTCGACACAGTTTAAAAAGTCCTTAGATTTATTAATGAGAACATTGGGTACTTGTCAGCCATTTTTTATACGGTGTATCAAACCGAATGAGTTTAAAAAACCAATGATGTTCGATCGAGGCTTATGTTGTCGTCAGTTAAGGTATTCCGGTATGATGGAAACGATCAGGATAAGACGAGCGGGTTATCCGATCAGACACAGCTTCCGTGAATTCGTTGAGCGATATCGGTTCTTAATCTCTGGTATTCCACCGGCTCATAAAACCGATTGTCGTAGTGCAACTTCCAAGATTTGCGCAACGGTGCTCGGTAAATCTGATTATCAGCTAGGCCATACCAAAGTATTTTTAAAGGATGCCCATGATTTGTTCCTCGAGCAAGAAAGAGACAGAGTATTGACACGAAAGATATTGATATTGCAGAGGTCAATTCGTGGTTGGGTTTATCGGAGACGGTTCCTGAAAATGCGTGCTGCAGCGATCTTGATTCAGCGGCATTGGCGAGGGAAATTGCAGAGAATACGATACAATAAAATGAAGGTTGGATATGCGAGGCTGCAGGCATTAATACGAGCCAGAGTACTGGCCCATAGGTTTAGACATCTCAGAGGGCATATCGTGTCGCTGCAG GCGGCAGCTCGCGGCTACTTGGTGCGTCGGTCATATGGGCACAAGATGTGGGCGATCGTGAAGATACAAAGTCACGCGAGAAGACTGATCGCCATGAGGAGGTACCGTCGGATGAGGCAGGAGGCACTGGCGCACAGCGAGGCGTTACGTCTCCGCAGACAGGAGGAGCAGCGACTTCAGCATCAGGGCAACTCACGGGCTAAGGAGATCGCCGAACAGAATTATAGG GAACGAATGTATGAATTAGAACGGCGGGAGGCAGAATTGGCTCTGGAAGAGAAGCGTCAGTTGGAAGCGAAGAGAACGCTCCTGCAGGAGGCTGCTCGGAAACAAGACGAGCCAGTCGATGACAGCAAACTAGTTGAAGCCATGTTTGATTTCTTGCCGGACTCCAGCAGTGAAGCACCAGCGCCTAAAGATACCTCTGTGTTTAGTGACCTGCCCCAACAGAGGGCTGATCAACAAGag ATGGTCACACCGATGCAAACCACGTCTGAAGATGAAGAGGACTTGTCTGAATTTAAGTTCCAGAAGTTTGCTGCAACATACTTCCAAGGAAATGTGACTCACCAATATTCCAGGAAGCCACTAAAGCATCCACTTTTACCCTTACACACTCAGGGCGATCAGTTG GCCGCCCAAGCGCTGTGGATGACAATCTTGAGATTCACAGGCGATTTGGCAGAACCTAGATATCACACAATGGACCGAGATAACACGTCAGTGATGTCAAAAGTGACAGCAACACTGGGGAGGAATTTCATAAGGTCTAAAGAGTTTCAAGAGGCACAGATGATGGGTGTCGACCCTGATGCCTATCTTAACAAACAAAAGCCGAGATCTATCAGACATAAGCTGGTCTCGTTGACATTGAAGAGGAAGAACAAGCTGGGTGAAGATGTAAGGCGGAAATTGCag GATGAAGAATACACAGCAGACAGTTATCAGTCATGGTTGGAGTCCAGACCAACTTCTAACTTAGAAAAGCTTCACTTCATTATCGGTCATGGCATTCTTCGAGCTGAACTAAGAGATGAGATATATTGCCAAATTTGTAAACAGCTGACCAACAATCCATCGAAATCATCACATGCTCGTGGATGGATATTATTATCACTCTGCGTTGGCTGTTTTGCCCCAAGTGAAAAATTCGTCAACTACCTCAGAGCCTTCATAAGAGAAGGACCACCTGGTTACGCTCCATACTGTGAAGACCGTTTAAAAAGAACATTTAATAATGGCACAAGAAATCAGCCGCCGTCATGGTTAGAATTGCAAGCAACAAAATCAAAAAAACCCATAATGTTACCAATTACTTTTATGGATGGTAACACCAAAACTTTACTGGCAGACTCTGCCACAACTGCTAGGGAATTGTGCAATCAATTGTCGGACAAAATTGGATTAAGAGACCAATTCGGTTTCTCCTTATACATTGCGCTCTTTGATAAAGTTAGTTCTCTTGGAAGTGGCGGTGATCATGTAATGGATGCGATATCGCAGTGTGAACAGTATGCCAAAGAACAGGGAGCTCAAGAGCGAAACGCTCCATGGAGATTATTCTTTAGAAAAGAAATATTCGCACCTTGGCACGATCCTACTGAAGATCAAGTTGCCACTAATCTTATTTATCAACAAGTTGTTAGAGGCGTGAAGTTTGGTGAATACAGATGTGACAAAGAGGAAGACTTAGCAATGATCGCGGCGCAACAATATTACATTGAGTATAACCAGGATATGAACAATGAACGTCTGTACACCCTTTTGCCAAATTACATTCCAGATTATTGTTTGACTGGGGTTGATAAGGCTGTTGACCGATGGAGTGCTCTAGTAGTTCAAGCGTACAAAAAAAGTTACTATGTTAAAGAGAAAGTTCCTGCATATAGAGTTAAAGAAGACGTGGTGAGTTATGCTAAGTTCAAATGGCCTTTGCTGTTCTCTAGATTCTATGAAGCGTACAGAAATTCTGGACCAAACTTACCTAAAAATGATGTTATTATTGCTGTTAATTGGACAGGTGTGTATGTTGTTGACGACCAGGAGCAAGTACTGCTCGAGTTGTCTTTTCCAGAAATCACTACAGTGTCAAGTCAGAAAACCAATAAAGTGTTTACGCAAACGTTTAGTTTATCTACAGTGCGCGGCGAGGAATTTACTTTCCAAAGTCCAAACGCAGAAGATATTCGCGATTTAGTTGTTTATTTCTTGGAGGGCCTGAAGAAGAGATCAAAATTCGTTATAGCTCTACAAGACTACAAAGCGCCTGGTGAAGGGTCTAGTTTCCTTACGTTTCAAAAGGGAGACCTAATAATATTAGAGGAGGATAGTACAGGAGAATCGGTATTAAATAACGGTTGGTGTATTGGCCGCTGTGAAAGAACAATGGATAGAGGTGACTTCCCTGCTGAAACTGTATATGTACTGCCTGCTTTAACGAAACCTCCAcctgatatattattattattctgccAAGAAGGTGCCCAACATGGTCGACGAGCTCCCACTAGTACATTCAACGGAACAGACGCGAGAGATAAGCCTCACACACTATTAGAATATGCGCTAGATCACTTCAGGCTACCACCAAAACGAACCACTAGCAAGACATTAACACTGTCTTCAGCTAAAAGAGGTGGCGCTGAAGAATTGTGGCGACATTCAAGAGATCCTATCAAACAACCTTTACTAAAGAAACTACAAGCCAAAGAAGAACTTGCTGAAGAAGCATGTTTTGCTTATACTGCTATACTCAAATACATGGGAGATCTACCTTCCAAGCGTCCAAGAATCGGCAACGAGTACACAGATCATATATTTGATGGACCTCTCAAACACGAAATACTTCGCGATGAAATATACTGTCAAATAATGAAGCAGTTAACGGAAAATAGAAACAGAATGTCAGAAGAAAGAGGATGGGAATTGATGTGGTTAGCAACGGGCTTGTTTGCCTGCAGCCAAGGGCTTTTGCGAGAATTAACTTTGTTCCTAAGAACTAGAAGATATCCAATCGCTCAAGACTCACTTCAACGGCTTCAAAAGACATTGAGGAACGGTCAGAGAAAGTACCCTCCACATCAAGTAGAAGTGGAAGCTATCCAGCATAAAACAACTCAGATATTCCACAAGGTTTATTTCCCTGATGATACTGACGAGGCTTTCGAAGTAGATTCATCTACAAGAGCGAAAGATTTCTGCCAAAATATAGCGCAGAGATTGAATCTTAGATCTAGTGAAGGgtttagtttgtttgttaagaTCGCGGACAAAGTTATATCAGTTCCAGAAGGTGACTTTTTCTTCGATTTCGTGAGACATTTGACGGACTGGATAAAGAAGGCAAGACCGACACGGGATGGAATTACTCCTCAGTTCACATACCAG GTGTTCTTTATGAAGAAGCTATGGACGAACACGGTACCGGGGAAGGATCGCGCTGCGGACGTGATCTTCCATTTCCACCAGGAGTTACCAAAGTTGCTACGGGGCTACCACCGCTGCGGGAAAGAAGAAGCGTCTCGGCTTGCCGCGCTGGCTTACCGCGCTCGGTTTGGAGAGAACAAGCAGGAGTTGCAAGCAATACc GCAAATGATCCGTGAATTAGTGCCAGCTGACCTGATAAAGCTACAAAGTTCAGCCGACTGGAAACGCGCCATAGTAGCCGCGTATAACCAAGACGCGGGCATGACCCCCGAAGATGCCAAGATCACTTTCCTCAAGGTTATATACCGGTGGCCCACGTTCGGCTCGGCGTTCTTCGAAGTAAAACAGACTACGGAACCCAATTATCCGGAGTTGTTGCTCATCGCCATAAATAAGCATGGTGTTAGTCTGATTCATCCACAATCGAAG GATATCTTGGTGACACACCCGTTCACAAGGATCTCGAACTGGTCATCAGGTAACACCTACTTCCATATGACGATAGGCAACCTCGTGCGAGGCTCCAAACTCCTGTGCGAGACCTCCCTGGGATACAAGATGGACGACTTACTTACCTCCTACATATCGCTCATGCTCACCAATATGAACAAACAACGTTCTATGCGCGTTAAATGA